DNA sequence from the Streptomyces cinnabarinus genome:
CCAGCTGCGTGTGATGCGCCTCCACGGCTTCGGCGGCAGCCGCGTCCTGGGGGTCCGATGCGATGGTCATCAGGGTGCTCATGGGGATGTCCTTCCAGCAGCCGACGGCCCGTCCGGGTTCTGTGCGAGCCGCTCACTGCAATATAGTACGGACATGACCGTGGAAAATAACGGGCCGCTTCCCGGCAGCGGAACGAACCGCGTACCGCTGTCCCGGCAGCGCCGCGGCGTCCTGCAGTACCTGCGCGGCCAGTCCGCCCCCGTCACCGCGAGCGCGCTCGCCCAGCTGTGCGCGCTGCACGTCAACACCGTCCGCGAGCATCTGGACGCCCTGGTCGACGACGACCTCGCCGTCCGCGAGCGGTCCAATCCGTCCGGACGCGGCCGCCCCGCCTTCCGCTACCGGGCCCGCCCCCCGCAGGAGTCCCCCGCACGCGAATACGCCGGACTCGCCGCCGTCCTCGCCGCGCAGATCGCCCGCTCCAGCGCCGACCCGCGCAGGGACGCCCTCGCCGCCGGCGAGCACTGGGGGCGCGTCCTCACCGCCGGACGGACGCCCGCGGCCGACCCCCACGAGGCGCGGACCCGGCTGCTGGAACTCCTGGAGGAGATCGGTTTCGCCCCGGAGGCGGACCCGGAGGCACGCCAAGTCCGCCTGCCGCGCTGCCCGTTCGTCGAGGCGGCCCGCGAACACCCCGGCGTCATCTGCGGAGTTCACGAGGGCCTGGCCCGAGCGGGGCTCGCCGCGCTGGGCGGAGCCCCGCAGGACGTCGAACTGCTGCCCTTCGCCGAACCGGACGCGTGCAGGCTGCACTTGGGGATGAGCGGACAGTCCGAGGGCAAGAACGGGGACACGACCCCGGCCCGCACCTCCGTGGAGCACCGGTGACCGCCGCGTCCGTGTCCGGCACCGCCGCCGCCCGCCGCGCGGGCGCCCGCCGTGCCCCCTTGCTGCTGGCCGCCGGGTTCTGTCTCCTCGCCGGGCTCAATGCCGCCCTCGGCATGCTCGGTCTGCCGGCGCCGGTCACCGCGGACCGGCTGCCGCAGGTGCACGGTGTGCTGATGGTGCTCGGCTTCGCGGGCACGCTGGTCGCGCTGGAGCGTGCCGTCGCCCTGGGGCGTCCCTGGGGCTACGCGGCCCCCGGCTGCCTCGGCGCCGGGGGCCTGCTGCTGCTCAGCCCGGTCGACCTGGTCGTACCCCGGCTGCTGCTCGCCGCCGGATGCGCCGCCCTCGTCGCGCTGTACGTACGGTTCTGGCGCCGTCAGCCGAGCGCCGCGCTGCTCGCCCAGGCCGCGGGTGCCGTGTCGGCACTGGGCGCCGCGCTGCTGTGGCTGGGCGGCATCGACGTACCGCGCATGCTGCCCTGGCTGGTGGCGTTCCTCGTACTGACCATTGCGGGGGAGCGGCTGGAACTCGCCCGCGTGGCCGTCCTGGCGCCCTCGGCGGAACCCGTGTTCCTCGCCTGTGTCGGCGCGGCCGCGACCGGCGTCGTCGCCACTCTGCTGTGGCCCGCGACCGGCACCGTCCTGCTCGGCGCGGCGCTGCTCGCCCTGGTCGCCTGGCTCGTCGTGCACGACGTCGCCCGCAAGCTGCTGCGCGCCACCGGCCTGCCCCGCTTCACCGCGGCCTGCCTGCTCGCCGGGTACGCCTGGCTGGCCCTGGCCGGGACGCTGTGGCTGCTCAATGGGCCGGTCACCGAGGGGACGCGGTACGACGCGGTGGTGCACGCCGTGTTCCTGGGCTTCGTGATGTCGATGATCATGGCGCACGCCCCGGTGATCCTGCCCGCGGTGCTGCGCCGCCCCCTGCCCTACCACCCGGCGCTCGCGGCGGCGGCCTGGCTGCTGCATCTGTCGCTGGCGCTGCGCGTCCTGGTCGGTGATCTGCGGGACATCCGCGGCGCGTGGCAGCTCGGCGGGGTGCTCAACATCGTCGCCGTGCTGCTGTTCGCCGTATCGGCGGCCACCGCCTCCGCCCTCGCCACGCGCCGCGCCGGGGCATCGGCCCCCGCACCCTCTGACCCCGCCCCGGCGGCATCGCCCTCCGACACCCCGAGGACCCCCCGGTGACCACGAACCTGTCCCTCCCCACACCGAGCGGATCCGCCCCCAAGCCCCCGCCCCCCGGCCGTTCCCCGCGCACCCGCTGGCACCTCGCCGTGAACGCGATCGTGGTCGCCTGGCTCGGCCTCTTCGCCGCGGTCGGGACCGCCCACCACTTCCTGCCGCACGCCTTCTGGCTGCTCGTCCACGCGCTGCTGCTCGGGGCGGTCACCAACGCGATCGTGATCTGGTCGGGCCACTTCGCCGCCTCCGTCCTGCGGCTGCCCGAGGCGAACCGGGGCGCCCCCGCCGCACTGCGCCTGGTCTGCCTCAACCTCGGCGCGGTCGGCGTGATCGGCGGGATGTTCTTCGACCGATGGCCCGTGATCCTGGCCGGCGGCTGCCTGGTCGCGGCCGCGGTCACCGCACACGCCGTATGGCTGGTACGGCTGATGCGGCGGGCGCTGCCCGGCCGGTTCTCCATGACCGTCCGCTACTACGTCGCCGCCTCCGCCCTGCTGCCCGTGGGCGCCGGGCTCGGCGTCGTCATGGCGCGCGGTGAGGTCGCCGGTGATCTGCCCGAACGGCTGCGGTTCGCCCACGAGGCGATCAACCTGCTCGGCTGGG
Encoded proteins:
- a CDS encoding helix-turn-helix transcriptional regulator — its product is MTVENNGPLPGSGTNRVPLSRQRRGVLQYLRGQSAPVTASALAQLCALHVNTVREHLDALVDDDLAVRERSNPSGRGRPAFRYRARPPQESPAREYAGLAAVLAAQIARSSADPRRDALAAGEHWGRVLTAGRTPAADPHEARTRLLELLEEIGFAPEADPEARQVRLPRCPFVEAAREHPGVICGVHEGLARAGLAALGGAPQDVELLPFAEPDACRLHLGMSGQSEGKNGDTTPARTSVEHR